Proteins from one Nicotiana tabacum cultivar K326 chromosome 23, ASM71507v2, whole genome shotgun sequence genomic window:
- the LOC107830977 gene encoding plastocyanin B'/B'', with translation MASVTSAAVTIPSFSGLKSGTCSKISNVAKMVSTNQTSKMGVKASVKDVGAVVVATAASAILASNALAIEVLLGSDDGGLAFVPGNFSVSAGEKITFKNNAGFPHNVVFDEDEIPAGVDASKISMSEEDLLNGPGETYSVTLSEKGTYTFYCAPHQGAGMVGKVTVN, from the coding sequence ATGGCCAGTGTAACCTCTGCTGCAGTTACTATCCCATCATTCAGTGGCCTTAAATCCGGTACATGTTCCAAAATTAGCAATGTAGCGAAAATGGTGTCCACCAACCAAACATCCAAAATGGGAGTAAAGGCTTCAGTAAAAGATGTAGGTGCAGTTGTAGTTGCTACAGCTGCAAGTGCAATACTAGCTAGCAATGCCTTAGCAATTGAAGTATTGCTTGGTAGCGATGATGGCGGTCTTGCTTTTGTTCCTGGAAACTTCAGCGTTAGCGCCGGTGAGAAAATTACGTTCAAGAACAATGCCGGTTTCCCCCACAACGTTGTATTTGATGAAGATGAAATCCCAGCTGGTGTTGATGCATCTAAGATTTCAATGTCTGAAGAGGACCTTCTCAATGGACCAGGGGAGACTTACTCTGTCACTTTGAGTGAGAAAGGAACCTACACTTTTTACTGTGCACCTCACCAGGGAGCTGGAATGGTTGGCAAAGTTACTGTTAACTAA
- the LOC107791181 gene encoding mechanosensitive ion channel protein 6-like — MDKLRKSFKSLSPDNTKNTSSQSEEEHQVLLNQTEKEEKTNFTMTSSSPAMDTSDAMDVIVKINTRETPKGLKDTELSSSSKSQFSKNGGSTNSKTWRDSSYDFTNDDVMKEQWSSNKDFDFVTESPLSRVNEESPNNGGGVLTPRDVKVSFNDHLNETKRRRSNASDGEAGVQDEVLLCSSSTSSFRSKSSLLKTKTKSRLMDPPEQDHKSQKMTMKSGFLGKGSEIDEEDPFWDEDLPEQYKKMKFSTLSVLQLVSLILIIAALVCSLTIRVLREKRVFELELWKWELMVLVLISGRLVSGWFIRIAVYFIERNFLWRKRVLYFVYGLRNAVQNCIWLSFVLIAWQSIFDKKVERVTHGKVLPYVSRVWVCLLVGTFIWLLKTLLVKVLAMSFHVTAFFDRIQESLFNQYVIETLSGPPFVEIENEQEEEEKVMAEVQKLQNAGATLPADLKAAILQKRPIGTARTSPTSAIARSPVFSRVMSKKEKEEEGGITIDHLHRLNQKNISAWNMKRLTNIVRKGVLSTLHDQLQESTDEGESVEITSEKLAKVAARKIFNNVAKPGSKFIYLEDFMRFMREDEALKTIRLFEGGTEAKGVSKRALKTWVVNAFRERRALALSLNDTKTAVKKLHQMLNVLVAVIIVVIWLLILRVANTHFLVLMSSQVLLVVFMFGNSAKTTFEAIIFLFVMHPFDVGDRLEVEGVQMIVEEMNILTTVFLRYDNQKIIYPNSVLSMKPISNYYRSPHMGDAIDFCIHISTPMDKIAAMKEKITRFVDNKSDHWYPAPLIVMRDVEDLNRIKWSVWLSHTMNHQDMGERWSRRALLVEEMIRIFRELDIEYRMLPLDVNVRNLPPLSSSRVPSNWTICA, encoded by the exons atGGACAAACTTAGAAAATCCTTTAAATCTCTTTCCCCTGATAATACTAAAAACACTTCTTCACAGTCTGAAGAAGAACACCAAGTTCTCTTGAACCAaactgaaaaagaagaaaaaaccaatTTTACTATGACTTCTTCTTCCCCTGCTATGGATACATCCGATGCTATGGACGTTATTGTCAAAATTAACACCAGAGAAACCCCAAAAGGTCTTAAAGATACTGAactttcctcttcttcaaaaTCCCAGTTCAGTAAAAATGGTGGCAGCACTAACAGTAAAACGTGGAGAGATTCCAGTTATGATTTTACaaatgatgatgttatgaaaGAACAATGGAGTAGTAACAAAGATTTTGACTTTGTAACGGAGTCGCCGTTATCTAGAGTTAATGAAGAGAGTCCCAACAACGGCGGCGGCGTTCTTACACCGAGGGATGTTAAGGTTTCGTTTAACGATCACCTTAACGAAACAAAACGCCGCCGTTCTAATGCTAGTGATGGAGAAGCTGGTGTACAAGATGAAGTTTTATTATGCAGTTCTTCCACCTCTTCATTCAGGTCAAAATCGAGTCTTTTGAAAACGAAGACAAAATCAAGATTAATGGACCCACCTGAACAAGATCATAAGTCTCAGAAGATGACAATGAAATCTGGGTTTTTGGGAAAAGGTAGTGAAATTGATGAAGAGGATCCTTTTTGGGATGAGGATTTACCTGAGCAATATAAGAAGATGAAGTTCAGTACATTGAGTGTTCTTCAGTTGGTAAGTTTGATTTTGATTATTGCTGCTTTAGTTTGTAGTTTAACAATTCGAGTATTAAGGGAAAAGAGAGTCTTTGAGCTTGAATTGTGGAAATGGGAGTTAATGGTTTTGGTGTTGATTTCTGGGAGATTGGTTTCTGGTTGGTTCATTAGGATTGCGGTTTACTTCATTGAGCGTAATTTTTTGTGGCGAAAGCGGgttttatattttgtttatgGATTGAGGAATGCAGTGCAGAATTGTATTTGGTTGAGTTTTGTGTTGATAGCTTGGCAATCTATTTTTGATAAGAAAGTTGAGAGGGTGACCCATGGGAAGGTTTTACCTTACGTGTCTCGCGTTTGGGTGTGTCTTTTGGTTGGTACATTCATTTGGCTGCTGAAAACTCTACTTGTAAAGGTGCTGGCTATGTCATTTCATGTTACTGCATTCTTTGATCGGATTCAAGAATCTTTGTTTAATCAGTATGTGATTGAGACGTTGTCTGGGCCACCGTTTGTTGAAATTGAGAACGAACAAGAGGAGGAGGAAAAAGTTATGGCTGAGGTGCAGAAGCTTCAGAATGCTGGAGCTACATTGCCTGCTGATCTAAAAGCAGCCATATTACAGAAGAGACCAATTGGAACAGCACGGACGAGTCCCACGTCTGCTATTGCAAGGAGTCCTGTTTTCTCCAGGGTCATGTCgaagaaggaaaaggaagaagaaggggGTATCACTATAGATCATCTGCATAGGTTGAATCAGAAGAACATTTCAGCTTGGAATATGAAAAGATTGACAAATATTGTTAGGAAAGGGGTGCTGTCAACTCTGCATGATCAGCTACAGGAATCAACAGATGAGGGTGAATCTGTAGAGATCACAAGTGAAAAACTGGCTAAAGTTGCAGCGAGGAAGATATTTAACAATGTGGCTAAGCCTGGCTCCAA GTTCATTTATCTGGAGGATTTTATGCGTTTTATGAGAGAAGATGAGGCTCTGAAAACAATACGCCTCTTTGAAGGTGGAACTGAAGCCAAAGGTGTCAGTAAACGGGCTTTAAAAACTTGGGTG GTGAATGCATTTAGAGAACGAAGAGCTCTTGCTTTGTCTTTGAATGATACAAAGACTGCTGTGAAGAAACTGCATCAGATGTTGAATGTCCTTGTGGCAGTTATCATAGTGGTCATTTGGCTCCTTATACTGAGAGTTGCCAACACACATTTCTTGGTTTTGATGAGTTCCCAAGTTCTACTGGTGGTATTCATGTTCGGAAACTCAGCCAAGACAACCTTTGAGGCAATCATTTTTTTATTCGTCATGCACCCATTTGATGTAGGTGATCGTCTTGAAGTCGAAGGAGTTCAG ATGATAGTCGAAGAGATGAATATATTGACGACAGTTTTCCTGAGATACGATAACCAGAAGATCATTTATCCAAACAGTGTCTTGTCTATGAAGCCCATAAGTAATTACTATCGCAGTCCACACATGGGAGATGCAATTGACTTCTGCATTCATATTTCCACTCCTATGGACAAGATTGCTGCAATGAAGGAGAAAATCACAAG GTTTGTCGACAACAAGAGCGATCATTGGTATCCAGCTCCATTGATTGTAATGAGGGATGTGGAAGACTTAAACAGGATAAAATGGTCAGTGTGGCTTTCGCATACAATGAATCACCAAGATATGGGAGAGAGATGGTCAAGGAGAGCTCTTTTAGTTGAAGAGATGATAAGGATATTCAGGGAGCTTGATATTGAATACCGTATGCTGCCTCTTGATGTCAATGTTCGTAACTTGCCACCATTATCGTCGAGCAGAGTTCCCTCTAACTGGACAATTTGTGCTTAG
- the LOC107830970 gene encoding calcium-dependent protein kinase 29-like (The RefSeq protein has 3 substitutions, 3 frameshifts compared to this genomic sequence) gives MGICFTKDFWFKKWRLIPITSQKQPEKPSPPTPPPKPVIPSFNTMPRTNTSNIGPILGKPYVEITTLYDLDKELGRGQFGITYLCTDKSTGLKYACKSISTKKLVTPKDIEDVRREIMIMQYLSGQPNIVEFKGAYEDKSNLHLVMELCSGGELLDRITAKEIILRRSCKYWKTNCECVHVCNFMGVMHRDLKPENFLMVSKADDSPLKATDFGLSVFIEEGKVYKDIVGSAYYVAPEVLRYNYGTEIDIWSAGVILYILLSGFPPFSAETEEGIFEEILKGHVDLESPPWPFISASAKDLVKKMLTVDPKRRITAHQALEHPWLKKDGEASDKPIDSAVLVRMKQFRAMNKMKKLALKVIAGNLSEEEIKGLKQMFSNIDTDGSGTITYEELKTGLSRLGSKLTEAEIKQLMEAADVDKSGTIDYIEFITATTHRHRLEREENLFKAFLYFDKDCSGFITRDELRHAMTEYGMGDEATIDEILDDVDTDKDGKINHDEFVAMMKRGTVDGEGNH, from the exons atgggCATTTGTTTCACTAAAGATTTCTGGTTCAAGAAATGGCGCTTAATACCAATAACATCTCAAAAACAACCAGAAAAACCTTCACCTCCAACTCCACCTCCAAAGCCAGTGATCCCTTCTTTCAATACTATGCCAAGAACTAATACTAGTAATATTGGACCAATTTTGGGCAAGCCTTATGTTGAAATTACCACCCTTTATGATCTTGACAAAGAACTTGGGAGGGGTCAATTTGGAATAACATATCTCTGTACTGACAAATCCACTGGATTAAAATATGCATGTAAATCCATATCCACAAAAAAACTTGTAACTCCCAAGGATATAGAAGATGTTAGAAGGGAGATTATGATAATGCAATATTTGAGTGGACAGCCTAATATTGTTGAGTTCAAAGGTGCTTATGAGGACAAGAGTAATCTACATTTGGTTATGGAGTTGTGTTCTGGTGGGGAGCTTTTCGACCGAATTACTGCAAA GGAAATTATTCTGAGAA GAAGCTGCAAATATTGGAAGACAAATTGTGAATGT GTTCATGTTTGCAATTTTATGGGGGTGATGCATAGAGATCTTAAACCTGAGAATTTCTTGATGGTTAGTAAGGCAGATGATTCTCCTTTAAAGGCCACGGATTTTGGTCTCTCTGTTTTCATTGAGGAAG GAAAAGTTTATAAGGATATTGTTGGAAGTGCATATTATGTGGCTCCTGAGGTGTTACGGTATAACTATGGGACGGAGATAGACATCTGGAGTGCTGGAGTCATTTTATACATTCTGTTGAGTGGTTTTCCTCCTTTCTCGGCTG AGACCGAagaaggaatatttgaagagataCTTAAAGGCCATGTGGATCTTGAAAGCCCTCCCTGGCCTTTTATATCTGCCTCAGCGAAGGATCTTGTCAAGAAAATGTTGACAGTGGATCCTAAGAGAAGGATCACTGCACATCAAGCCCTCG AACATCCATGGCTGAAGAAAGATGGTGAGGCATCGGACAAGCCTATCGATAGTGCTGTTTTGGTCAGGATGAAGCAATTCAGAGCAATGAACAAGATGAAGAAGCTTGCCCTCAAG GTTATTGCAGAGAATTTATCAGAAGAAGAAATCAAGGGACTTAAACAAATGTTTAGCAACATAGATACTGATGGAAGTGGTACAATCACATATGAAGAACTTAAAACTGGATTATCTAGGCTAGGATCCAAGCTCACTGAAGCAGAAATAAAGCAGCTGATGGAAGCA GCTGATGTTGACAAAAGCGGGACTATAGATTACATCGAGTTCATTACTGCTACAACGCATCGACACAGACTTGAAAGAGAAGAAAACTTGTTCAAGGCTTTTCTGTATTTTGACAAGGATTGTAGTGG ATTTATAACAAGAGATGAGCTCAGACATGCTATGACCGAGTATGGAATGGGGGATGAAGCTACAATCGATGAAATTCTTGATGACGTTGACACAGATAAA GATGGGAAAATTAACTATGATGAGTTTGTTGCAATGATGAAAAGAGGTACTGTTGATGGTGAAGGAAATCATTGA